One Thiobacillus sp. genomic region harbors:
- the dacB gene encoding D-alanyl-D-alanine carboxypeptidase/D-alanyl-D-alanine-endopeptidase, giving the protein MTIWCSAQADLPESFTQALKQAGIPDTHVGVSVQELDGTPILFHGADRAFNPASVMKLVTTLAALDSLGPAHVFKTLAWLDGELKDGVLTGNLVLQGGGDPGMTPERFWLLLRELRQRGLREIQGDVLLDNSYYAIEARNPGAFDQSPLRPYNAQPAALLVNFNTRLLRLCAREDRVIARLDPPLDALALDNRMQPADAPCNAWGERVSTRLEGNTLVLEGSLSSQCGDRALSLNLDPPPANVGAWFQNTWRELGGIHQGAVREGVVGPDAGLFLVFDSVPLSLLVRDVNKHSNNVMAKMLYLNMGVARFGGPATWDKAERAVRAWLEEKGLAVPKLVLDNGSGLSRIERISAAAMASLLAWASRQPAYFEFAASLPAVGLEGTQRSRFNGNGAGGPDLVGKAWLKSGTLNGARNLAGYVLGQDGVRRALVIFINHPRASAAMVAQEALVKWVHAYTITSQSGGAKAVNQQ; this is encoded by the coding sequence ATGACGATTTGGTGTTCGGCCCAGGCCGACCTGCCGGAGTCCTTCACCCAGGCCCTCAAACAGGCGGGTATTCCGGACACCCATGTGGGCGTGTCTGTCCAGGAACTGGACGGTACCCCCATCCTGTTCCACGGCGCGGATCGGGCCTTCAACCCCGCGTCGGTCATGAAGCTGGTTACCACCCTGGCGGCCCTGGACAGCCTGGGGCCGGCCCATGTGTTCAAGACCCTGGCGTGGCTGGACGGCGAACTGAAAGACGGCGTCCTCACGGGCAACCTGGTGCTGCAAGGCGGCGGCGACCCGGGCATGACGCCGGAGCGTTTCTGGCTGCTGCTGCGGGAATTGCGCCAGCGGGGCCTGCGCGAGATCCAAGGCGACGTGCTGCTGGACAACAGCTATTACGCCATCGAGGCCCGGAACCCCGGGGCCTTCGACCAGTCACCCCTGCGGCCCTACAACGCCCAGCCCGCTGCCTTGCTGGTGAATTTCAACACCCGCCTGCTGCGCCTTTGCGCCCGGGAGGACCGGGTCATCGCCCGGCTGGATCCACCCCTGGACGCCCTGGCTCTGGACAATCGGATGCAGCCCGCGGATGCCCCCTGCAATGCCTGGGGCGAGCGGGTGTCCACCCGGCTTGAGGGCAACACGCTGGTGCTCGAGGGCAGCCTGTCCAGCCAATGCGGCGACCGGGCCCTGTCCCTGAACCTGGACCCGCCCCCGGCCAACGTTGGTGCCTGGTTCCAGAACACCTGGCGGGAACTGGGCGGCATCCACCAGGGCGCGGTGCGGGAGGGAGTGGTGGGGCCCGACGCCGGCCTCTTCCTGGTATTTGATTCCGTGCCCCTCAGCCTGCTGGTGCGGGATGTGAACAAGCACAGCAACAACGTCATGGCAAAGATGCTGTATCTAAATATGGGGGTGGCCCGGTTCGGCGGGCCCGCCACCTGGGACAAGGCAGAGCGGGCCGTGCGGGCCTGGCTGGAGGAGAAGGGCCTGGCGGTGCCGAAACTGGTGCTGGACAACGGCTCGGGCCTCTCCCGCATCGAACGGATATCCGCCGCGGCCATGGCGTCGCTGCTGGCGTGGGCGTCCCGGCAGCCGGCCTATTTCGAGTTTGCGGCTTCCCTGCCCGCCGTGGGCCTGGAGGGTACACAAAGAAGCCGTTTCAATGGCAATGGCGCAGGGGGTCCGGACCTGGTCGGCAAGGCCTGGCTCAAGTCGGGAACCCTGAATGGCGCCCGCAACCTGGCGGGCTATGTTCTGGGGCAGGATGGGGTGCGCCGGGCGTTGGTGATTTTCATCAATCACCCCAGGGCCAGTGCGGCCATGGTGGCCCAGGAGGCCTTGGTGAAATGGGTCCACGCCTACACCATTACTTCGCAATCAGGTGGTGCCAAAGCAGTAAATCAGCAATAA
- a CDS encoding primosomal protein N': protein MTSSTTPTSASTPIIQVALDTPLDRVFDYLAPGADDSDVGRRALVPFGHQKVVGVVLGMVAHSELPRESLKTVQEVDRETPPLPADLMELARFAAGYYRHPLGAVLAAILPPALRRMGGPGRDTGPVAYVLTALGQDQLGQLPRRATAQRALGDRLASGPLARQELDTRDKGLVRDWLKKGWLTQQPMEDGIPKSGDEPPGLTQEQVTVLAELEGCVGFGTWLLHGVTGSGKTEIYLRRVADMLEMGRQALILVPEIHLTPQLTERIARRFPGRRLVGLHSGLAEGARREAWLTALEGRADIVLGTRLAVFAPMPRLGLIVVDEEHDPAFKQMEGMRYSARDVAVWRGKQRNVPVILGSATPALESWRNAQEGRYRLVSLTHRARESAALPTVRLVDSRTDRPRQGLTQALVQAVALRLERGEQSLVFINRRGYAPTLLCNGCGHVFPCPRCSAHLVLHRRGGGPQAPGYRLLCHHCGLSVPPPEACPSCGGLDLRPAGQGTQRVEEALAAQFPQARLLRIDRDTAARKGAFAAMREQVATREVDILVGTQIVAKGHDFPHLTLVGIIGADQALVSPDFRAGERLFAQLMQVAGRSGRAEHPGEVLIQTAYPRHPLYQAVVAHDYPGYARQALRERRGADFPPYVSQVLLRAEGRDEQAVLGFLMAAREQGEALDPGVRIFDPVPALMSRVANSHRLQLLVQSRSRPRLQSFLDRWVPVLGELPSRGLRWGLDVDPLDV, encoded by the coding sequence ATGACGAGCTCCACCACGCCCACATCAGCTTCCACGCCCATCATCCAGGTGGCCCTGGATACACCTCTGGACCGGGTGTTTGACTATCTGGCCCCCGGGGCCGACGACAGCGACGTTGGCCGCAGGGCGTTGGTGCCTTTCGGGCACCAGAAGGTGGTGGGTGTGGTGCTGGGCATGGTGGCCCACAGCGAACTCCCCAGGGAGAGCCTGAAGACCGTCCAGGAGGTCGACCGGGAAACGCCGCCCCTGCCAGCGGACCTCATGGAACTGGCCCGGTTCGCAGCAGGCTATTACCGGCACCCCCTGGGCGCGGTGCTGGCCGCCATCCTGCCGCCGGCCCTGCGGCGCATGGGCGGCCCCGGCCGGGATACCGGCCCCGTTGCCTATGTTCTCACCGCCCTGGGGCAGGATCAGCTGGGCCAGCTGCCCCGGCGGGCCACCGCCCAGCGTGCCCTGGGGGACAGGCTGGCGTCCGGTCCCCTGGCGCGGCAGGAATTGGATACGCGGGACAAGGGGCTGGTGAGGGACTGGCTGAAAAAAGGCTGGCTGACCCAGCAACCCATGGAAGATGGCATCCCGAAGTCGGGCGATGAGCCGCCGGGCCTCACCCAGGAGCAGGTCACCGTTCTGGCGGAGCTGGAGGGGTGCGTAGGATTCGGCACCTGGTTGTTGCATGGCGTCACCGGCAGCGGCAAGACCGAAATCTACCTGCGTCGGGTGGCGGATATGCTGGAAATGGGGCGCCAGGCCCTGATACTGGTGCCGGAGATCCACCTCACCCCCCAACTCACGGAGCGCATCGCCCGCCGGTTTCCCGGTCGCCGCCTGGTGGGGCTGCACAGCGGCCTGGCGGAAGGGGCGCGGCGGGAAGCCTGGCTGACGGCCCTGGAAGGTCGGGCGGACATCGTGCTGGGCACTCGCCTGGCAGTGTTCGCCCCCATGCCCCGCCTGGGACTCATCGTGGTGGACGAGGAGCACGACCCGGCCTTCAAGCAGATGGAGGGCATGCGATATTCCGCCCGGGACGTGGCCGTGTGGCGGGGCAAGCAGCGGAACGTGCCGGTGATCCTTGGTTCGGCCACGCCCGCCCTGGAAAGCTGGCGCAATGCCCAGGAAGGACGCTACAGGCTCGTGAGCCTCACCCACCGGGCCCGGGAAAGCGCGGCGCTCCCCACCGTCCGTCTGGTGGACAGCCGCACGGACCGACCCCGCCAGGGCCTCACCCAGGCCCTGGTCCAGGCCGTCGCCTTGCGTCTGGAACGGGGCGAGCAGAGCCTGGTGTTCATCAACCGCCGGGGCTATGCCCCCACCCTGCTTTGCAACGGTTGCGGCCATGTCTTCCCCTGTCCCCGCTGTTCCGCCCACCTGGTACTGCATCGCCGGGGAGGAGGACCGCAGGCGCCGGGCTATCGGCTGCTGTGCCACCACTGCGGCTTGTCCGTGCCGCCTCCGGAAGCCTGTCCCAGTTGCGGCGGGCTGGACCTGCGCCCCGCGGGCCAGGGTACCCAGCGGGTGGAAGAGGCCCTGGCGGCACAGTTTCCCCAGGCCCGCCTGCTGCGGATAGACCGGGACACCGCTGCCCGCAAGGGGGCCTTCGCAGCCATGCGGGAGCAGGTGGCGACACGGGAGGTGGACATCCTGGTGGGCACCCAGATTGTGGCCAAGGGGCACGATTTCCCCCATCTCACCCTGGTGGGCATCATCGGCGCGGACCAGGCCCTGGTGTCACCGGACTTCCGCGCCGGCGAGCGGCTCTTCGCCCAGCTCATGCAGGTGGCGGGCCGTTCCGGCCGGGCGGAACACCCCGGCGAGGTGTTGATCCAGACCGCCTATCCCCGCCATCCCCTCTACCAGGCCGTGGTGGCCCACGATTATCCAGGCTATGCCAGGCAGGCCTTGCGGGAGCGACGAGGCGCGGATTTCCCGCCCTATGTCAGCCAGGTGCTGCTGCGGGCGGAGGGACGGGACGAGCAGGCAGTGCTTGGGTTTCTCATGGCCGCCAGGGAACAGGGTGAGGCCCTGGATCCCGGCGTGCGTATATTCGACCCGGTACCTGCCCTCATGAGCCGGGTGGCCAACAGCCACCGCTTGCAGCTGCTGGTCCAGTCCCGTTCCCGGCCGCGCCTGCAATCCTTTCTGGATCGCTGGGTGCCTGTCCTGGGCGAACTTCCATCCCGAGGGCTGCGATGGGGACTGGATGTGGATCCCCTGGACGTATAG
- a CDS encoding NAD(P)H-dependent oxidoreductase subunit E — protein MPADPSILISEACERHGSSPEALLQVLREIQEVQHCISAEAAQQVAAALGQPLGRVLGVAGFYAFLSTTPAGRYRVLFSDNITDRMLGNMDLLAALCEKLWVERGRVSEDGLVSVDTTSCTGLCDQGPAILVNGWAIPNVTGDRLGLIAELILAKVPVENWPPELMAVQDNIRRRDILLNHGLAPGDALRSAMGRDCEPGSPVEAAANERSWREGIPSGALCAPMATLEEIKRSNLRGRGGAGFTTGLKWEACRNATGPDRYVVCNADEGEPGTFKDRVLLSRHADLVFEGMTVAAHAIGARKGFLYLRGEYRFLLAPLNAVLARRRSENLLGLSILGQAGFDFDIEIHLGAGAYVCGEESALIESLEGKRGIPRNRPPYPVTHGYLQRPTVVNNVETFCAAALIAKHGGDWYRGIGTEKSAGTKLLSVSGDCARPGIYEYPFGTPVCQILADCGAENTQAVQISGPSGVCIAADEFDRRIAFEDLPTAGAFTVFDHSRDMFEVARNYTHFFAHESCGFCTPCRVGTAMLRNTMDKIASGHGTPCDLREIERLDKVLQMSAHCGLGHTACNPTLDTVKRFRPAYERRLKSLEFEPAFDLDGALARARQMTGRDDAGAHLSTEVSE, from the coding sequence TTGCCTGCCGATCCATCCATCCTGATTTCCGAGGCCTGCGAGCGGCATGGCTCCAGCCCGGAGGCGCTGTTGCAGGTCTTGCGGGAAATCCAGGAAGTACAGCACTGCATCTCTGCCGAAGCCGCGCAACAAGTGGCGGCTGCCCTCGGGCAGCCCCTGGGTCGTGTGCTGGGGGTGGCAGGTTTCTATGCCTTCCTGTCCACCACCCCCGCGGGTCGTTACCGGGTGCTGTTTTCCGACAACATCACTGACCGCATGCTGGGCAACATGGACCTCCTCGCGGCCCTGTGCGAAAAGCTGTGGGTGGAGCGGGGCAGGGTGTCGGAAGACGGCCTGGTGTCCGTGGATACCACCTCCTGCACGGGGCTTTGCGACCAGGGGCCCGCCATCCTGGTGAACGGCTGGGCCATTCCCAATGTGACCGGAGACCGGCTGGGCCTCATCGCCGAACTGATCCTGGCCAAGGTACCGGTGGAGAACTGGCCCCCGGAGCTAATGGCCGTCCAGGACAACATCCGCCGCCGTGACATCCTGCTGAACCATGGCCTGGCTCCCGGTGATGCCCTGCGCAGCGCCATGGGCCGGGACTGTGAACCCGGCAGCCCGGTGGAAGCCGCCGCCAACGAGCGATCCTGGCGCGAAGGCATCCCCAGCGGCGCCCTCTGCGCTCCCATGGCCACCCTGGAAGAGATCAAGCGCTCCAACCTGCGGGGCCGGGGCGGAGCCGGCTTTACCACGGGCCTGAAGTGGGAGGCCTGCCGCAACGCCACTGGCCCGGACCGCTACGTGGTCTGCAACGCTGACGAGGGCGAGCCCGGCACATTCAAGGACCGGGTGCTGCTTTCCCGCCATGCCGACCTGGTGTTCGAGGGCATGACCGTGGCGGCCCACGCCATCGGCGCCCGCAAGGGCTTCCTCTACTTGCGGGGGGAATACAGATTCCTGCTGGCGCCGCTGAACGCGGTGCTTGCCAGGCGTCGATCGGAAAACCTGCTGGGGCTCTCCATACTGGGCCAGGCCGGCTTCGACTTCGACATCGAGATCCACCTGGGGGCCGGGGCCTATGTATGCGGCGAGGAGTCCGCCCTCATCGAGTCCCTGGAAGGCAAGCGTGGCATCCCCCGCAACCGGCCCCCATATCCGGTGACCCACGGCTACCTGCAGCGGCCTACGGTTGTGAACAACGTGGAGACCTTCTGCGCCGCCGCCCTCATCGCCAAACACGGCGGCGACTGGTACCGGGGCATCGGCACGGAGAAATCCGCTGGTACCAAGCTTCTTTCCGTATCCGGCGACTGTGCCCGGCCAGGCATCTACGAGTATCCCTTTGGTACACCGGTATGCCAGATACTGGCCGATTGCGGCGCGGAGAATACCCAGGCGGTGCAGATCAGCGGGCCCTCCGGCGTCTGCATCGCGGCCGACGAATTCGACCGCCGCATCGCCTTCGAGGACCTGCCCACGGCCGGCGCCTTCACCGTTTTCGACCACAGCCGGGACATGTTCGAGGTGGCGCGCAACTACACCCACTTCTTCGCCCATGAATCCTGCGGCTTCTGCACCCCCTGCCGGGTGGGCACGGCCATGCTCAGGAACACCATGGACAAGATCGCCTCAGGCCATGGCACACCCTGTGACCTGAGGGAAATCGAGCGCCTGGACAAGGTACTGCAGATGAGTGCCCACTGCGGCTTGGGCCACACCGCCTGCAATCCCACCCTGGATACCGTCAAGCGCTTCCGGCCCGCCTACGAGCGGCGCCTCAAGTCCCTGGAGTTCGAGCCCGCCTTCGACCTGGACGGCGCCCTGGCCCGGGCC